In the Sorghum bicolor cultivar BTx623 chromosome 4, Sorghum_bicolor_NCBIv3, whole genome shotgun sequence genome, agttctaaagattcgtcttgtaaattacaaaTTCCaggtaaattgtataattagattttttaatttatatttaatactatatgTATGtgacgcaagatttgatgtgatgaaaaatctggaaaattttacaattttttttaaactaaacaaggccaagtgaGAGCTCGCCTAGCCAAGGCAAGCGTTCTCGTCTCTCGAGCATTAGATGTTGAAAATTTACCATCacacgttttttttttctttcttctccgctCGGCCCGCAATCCCCCACGCGCGACCTCTCCTCCGCTCGGCGATATTGGCCTCCTCCGCTGTTGCCGGCCGTCCTCTcccccgccgcctccgccgtGCCGCGGGGCACGGACCCGCCTCCACCGTCTAGATCTCGCGCCGCCCTCCGCCCCGGTGGCTGTTGGTCACACTCCGCCTCTCCCGCTGCCGGACGAGCTCGCCGTGGAACGGAGAGGTCGCCGCCGGCGACAGGAGGAGCCACGCGATGGCCAGCGAATCCTGCTCTTCCTCCTCGCCCCATCCGTGCTAATTTCTACTGCTGGTGAGCAACCCCCTAAACTAATTTATTGGGTGCCGTTCATTTCGCTTTGGTATTGTACTATTTGTCTGTTCCGGACTCGAGTATGAATCTTTCTGCAATAGCCCATCCAATTGGTGTCAGCACATCCTCAATTGATGGTATTTGCCACTCCAGTTAGTTATGGCCGCCCGGTTCAGTGCGACACAAGTGCTCAAATGGGTCCTGTGATCCATGGGATTCTGTGTGACCTGTGCAGAATCCATGCTAGCTCATATAAGTTCATTTATGAGCTCCTGTGCATACTAATATCCATTAGTAAATGCAGTGTGGGGAAAAAAATGCTCCTTTCTGTcgtaccttttttttttcttagaaATGAAATTTTAATATCAGGGATGGAAATCAATAACAGCTAAaagattgatttttttttattttcctctGTATTTGCAGCCTCTTGTATCGAGCATGTACTGAATTGCTCATGGAGAAATGTCAACAAGTATGCCGATATTAGTGCTTGAAAGATCCCAACTTGCCAACACTGGTCGGAGTTGATTTGTGAAGTTATCAATTGAAGTGTGTTTGGTTATTGGTTCCATTAAATTGCAGCATAGCTTTCTCTTCATCTGAAATTTTTTGAAGATAAATGATTATCATGCACCATGGGTGTTGGTAATGACATACTCTACATGGTTGTGCTAAAAGCATGAGAATAGTTTGAACAATTGGTCCGATGAACATTCTACTTGAGCTTAAGCATCTCAAGCTCTTTAGCATGCCCGCAAGGCCTGTCATCTGTAAAGGCCTTTTGATAGTGATTGTCCTCATTTTGTTGAGAGCAATTGTGTCTCCGTTTCTTGCTATAGATTCATCTGAGAAGAAAGAATTTTACGAGTCAACAGCCCCTGACTTGCTTCCTAGAATTAGACGAGACAAGTTTCTTGAGGTCCCACAGATCATATGGGGGTTGAACAATCAAAAGATTGCATTTGCCAGAGCATGCTTGACTGCAAGATTCCTGAACAGATCCCTTCTCATGCCAAGCTTGAGTGCTTCTCTCTTCTACAAAGAGGTTGACTTGTTGCAGCCTATCAATTTTGACAAGGTGTTCGACTTTAACAAGTTCAATGCGCGTTGCCATGGCTTTGTAAGGTTAGCTCAGTATTCAGAAGTTTCAAATCGAACCGAGCCTTTCAAACTCCAAAAGGGGACTGGTAGAAGATGGACGGCAGACAGAGATTTGGATCAACTGCAGCAATTGATAGGGAGCAATGCGGATGACTCTGAAGTCATTGAAATTATTGGGAAAAATCCATTTCTGTGGCCTGACCACTGGCCAGTCAAAGACTATGCCAAAATCTTCGATTGCCTTGTCTTAGTTCCTGAGATAGAAACCGAAGTGGTTAAGGTCATATCCAAGATTAGAGAGGCAGGCCAAAGAGCAAGGCATGAAGCTGGGAGTTCTCATAGTAAGCTGAGGAGAGATGGCTCAACGAATCCGCCTGTACCTTATGTTGCTGTTCACATGAGAATAGAAAAAGATTGGATGATACATTGCAAGAAGTGGGAGCAGCGGTCCAAGTCACATGAAATCTGCAGTAGTAAAGAAGAGATCATTCATAAGGTCTCACAGATCACTGATCTACGTCGGCCGCTTGTTGTTTATCTTGCGGTAGCTGACAGCCTTCTTGAAGATGATTCAATAACCAGTGGGTGGAGAGTGGGTATGGTTGCTTATGAGAAGAAGAAACTTGGAGTTACTGACATCTATGATCGGCAGCCATATCTTATAAAGTCTGCCATCGACTTTGAGGTGTGCTCGAGAGCAGATGTGTTTGTTGGCAATAGCTTCTCAACATTCTCCAACCTCGTAGTGCTGTCCAGAACAGAAAGGTTATATAACCTAGGAAAGGCGAGCTCATGTGGTGAGAACATTGGGCTTTCGTCGTATGCATACAATGTCATGGGCGATGATGGTGGACCGCAGAGATGGATGACAGATATGTCGGATACAAGCCTGCAAAGGTTAAGTTATGGAACAAATAACGTCTCATGCCACTGACTTTGACTCATAGCACTTGACTGAACATGTTGTATATGTGAGGAAGTCCTTGTCCGATTTCATTTATATCGACAAAGGAAACAAGTATGTGCATCTAATTTGTTGTGCCTCTGTGTTTGAAGCTAGAACCCACATGCCGCACTTGTGAAAGACTGGCCAAGAGTTTTCTGTCGATAGATGTGCTGAAAAGCGTTGACAGCGTTGGGCAGTCTGTAGTTTGTAAAGCTGAATGCTGTGTGATGGCTCGTTTATCTGGGACCTTTTATTTTTATGGTTTCAGAATCAGATCTATACATTCATGTGAAGTGTATTTTTTCACTtgcagtgtgtgtgtgtgttttttaaGATGGTTTGCTATGTTCTGAGTTTTTTTTTCGGCCGGAATGCAGTAACCTCCTTGCAAAAAGGACCAGATGCTTGCAGTGAGAAGGGTGGGTGGGTGGAAAGGTCATTTGGAGATTTTTGTTGTTTTCTATCCAGAATATGACTAAATTTCTATTCCCCGGTTCAAATGTAGACGCAATGTCATTCTTACCCTATTTAATCCTTTTTGAACTGTGTCTGAAAGTTACAGAATGGCGTGTATTTTACAGACCAGCTAGGCTTTTTCATAAAATATGTTCGGTTGGTCGTAAgatgctgatttgttatgaaagaaaaaaatattgttggctGGCTGTAAAATTCTGGTTGATGAGATCTAGAAGAAGTTTTTGACAGAATTGGATGGGACTGAATTGTATCTGTTGTCACTAATTTGGGGCTCAGTAATCACTTTTTGTTAACCTAGTAAAGGAATACATTACTTAAGGGGTACTACTATGGCGACCAATTGTCCTCCTATTCAGATAACTTCATTATCTGTGGATTGGGCTTATAGTAGAAATAATAACGAGTTTAGTAGGGTTTAGTGTTTAACGAACTGTCTCGACATGTAGTGTAATAACGAGTTAAAAGTCTAGCTCGAATCAGCTCATTTCTCAGTTCGAGACACCTCATGAGCCAGTGCACTAAAGCATATACCATGTATCTTACTACAGTACTCCGAAATACTAAGTCATGACTTCTGTAGGATTTAGCAGATATTATAGCATGTTTCTATTTGTATTTTATACAGAACACTTGAGGATTTTGACCACCTGAACTTTGTTGTCTGTCGTACAGTACAAGTGAGAATTTTGCACAAACATCTATGTATTTAGTTATGGTATGTCTTCTCCCTCACAAGTAGTTTAAATCAGAGGTGTTCATGAATATAATGATCACTTAGGATCTTAGCACTTCAAATGAAATGTTCTATTAAGAAGAAATGACACATTTGTAATTTAGATTGCTGCTGATCCGGCACCGCCCACCGTGCCAGGGCCTGGGGACTTCAACTTCTCCATCACTGGGCTGCCTCAGGTGGGCACAACACCAACACCGCACCGCCCACCGAGCCGGGGCCCGTGGAGTCCATAGATTTTTTCATCAATGCAATGTCTGTGCCTCTCGTGACTCCGGTCATCTCTGCTTCGCCGCGTCTGAGGATCACAAGGCGTGGTCCTGATGAAAGGCTAGACGCGGAGCTCATACCGAAGAGGAGTGCACGGCTAGCGGCAAAGAGCAAGTTTCGTGCCTCTAAGCCTGACGCTGAGGCGAGGAAAatcctcatgaagaagctcggcgAGGATGTCCCAACTGAGGAGCCTGACCTGGCGGTGTTCGAGGAATTTCAGGTCGCCTTCAAACTACCTCTTGACCCCTCCAGTCGCGAGGGTATGCGCGAGCTGTTTCCAGGACGCCGCGGGAGGCGGCCAGCATCTGTACCCCCGGCGCACCGCGGACGTTCGCCCGCGCCAGTGGCGGTCATTTAGAGGGCGTTTTTCCACAACACTAGTGTCGTGCCAACAAAC is a window encoding:
- the LOC8077170 gene encoding uncharacterized protein LOC8077170 codes for the protein MNILLELKHLKLFSMPARPVICKGLLIVIVLILLRAIVSPFLAIDSSEKKEFYESTAPDLLPRIRRDKFLEVPQIIWGLNNQKIAFARACLTARFLNRSLLMPSLSASLFYKEVDLLQPINFDKVFDFNKFNARCHGFVRLAQYSEVSNRTEPFKLQKGTGRRWTADRDLDQLQQLIGSNADDSEVIEIIGKNPFLWPDHWPVKDYAKIFDCLVLVPEIETEVVKVISKIREAGQRARHEAGSSHSKLRRDGSTNPPVPYVAVHMRIEKDWMIHCKKWEQRSKSHEICSSKEEIIHKVSQITDLRRPLVVYLAVADSLLEDDSITSGWRVGMVAYEKKKLGVTDIYDRQPYLIKSAIDFEVCSRADVFVGNSFSTFSNLVVLSRTERLYNLGKASSCGENIGLSSYAYNVMGDDGGPQRWMTDMSDTSLQRLSYGTNNVSCH